Proteins encoded by one window of Flavobacteriales bacterium:
- a CDS encoding LemA family protein codes for EVTNARKDLVNAKGVENKMKAGNKLQSALKSIFAIAEGYPDLKANENFLHLQQELSAIEDKVAYARQYYNDGILAYNVGRETIPGKWFANMYGFKKREYLKIEEAEKVVPKIEFE; via the coding sequence GAGGTAACAAATGCTAGAAAGGATCTTGTCAACGCCAAGGGAGTTGAAAATAAAATGAAGGCTGGAAACAAATTACAGTCAGCATTAAAATCAATATTTGCAATCGCAGAAGGATATCCAGATTTAAAAGCAAATGAAAACTTCTTACATTTACAACAAGAGTTATCAGCAATAGAAGATAAAGTAGCATATGCTAGGCAATATTACAACGATGGAATATTGGCCTATAATGTGGGAAGAGAAACAATTCCAGGAAAGTGGTTTGCAAACATGTATGGTTTCAAGAAGCGAGAATACCTAAAGATTGAAGAAGCAGAAAAGGTAGTACCAAAGATTGAATTTGAATAG